The following are encoded in a window of Pseudomonas multiresinivorans genomic DNA:
- a CDS encoding DUF1826 domain-containing protein, producing MLALETPAWPRQVLGDDPQVLAEVLKEDVNLAVWQRTLYPEISTFAGWLSVQPLDLTQSLEVVEERVELGDLLCEYAMLDGCTLFRSDLQWLAEAFACLTGAQRIGLRLRSLDKSMCPRFHVDHVPLRLVTTYSGPASQWLEEWAMARARLGDAAAEPASRAEIRQMAAGDVGLFKGEKWPGNLGSGIIHRSPLPAPGERRLLLTLDWLG from the coding sequence ATGCTCGCCCTCGAAACCCCGGCCTGGCCGCGGCAGGTACTTGGCGACGATCCGCAGGTGCTCGCCGAGGTGCTCAAGGAAGACGTCAATCTGGCCGTCTGGCAACGCACGCTGTACCCGGAAATCAGCACCTTTGCCGGTTGGTTGAGCGTCCAGCCGCTGGACCTGACGCAGAGCCTGGAGGTGGTCGAGGAGCGCGTCGAACTGGGCGACCTGCTGTGCGAGTACGCCATGCTTGATGGCTGCACGCTGTTTCGCAGCGACCTGCAATGGCTGGCCGAAGCCTTCGCCTGCCTGACCGGCGCGCAGCGCATCGGCCTGCGCCTGCGCAGCCTGGACAAGTCCATGTGCCCGCGCTTCCACGTCGATCACGTACCGCTGCGGCTGGTCACCACCTACTCGGGGCCCGCCAGCCAGTGGCTGGAGGAGTGGGCCATGGCCCGCGCGCGGTTGGGCGACGCGGCGGCCGAACCGGCTAGCCGCGCGGAGATCCGCCAGATGGCGGCGGGTGACGTAGGCCTGTTCAAGGGCGAGAAATGGCCCGGCAATCTCGGCTCCGGCATCATCCACCGCTCACCGTTGCCGGCACCGGGCGAGCGCCGCCTGCTGCTCACGCTCGACTGGTTGGGTTGA
- a CDS encoding AEC family transporter encodes MHTVFAVVLPIFALILVGWLCRRTNRLGPQAASEVNKLVVWLCLPALLFKVTATATWAEIWQPGFLAAFTGGCLLVFFATLIWRLLQGRPLPAASIDGLSASYANTGYMGIPLCLLVFGQDGLEPALIASLLVVCVLFAISVVCIEVGLQEEKHIGRAVWVVTKALGKNPLVVSPIIGGLWAVTGIGIPAPLLHFLDMLAAATTPCALVSLGLFLAQKQEVRGEQVGAWPLVAIKLIGQPLLTGFLAYQVFDLPPLWADSALLLSALPTGTGPFMLAEYYQREAAVVSRSILLSTLGSLVTLSLCLLWIAR; translated from the coding sequence ATGCACACCGTGTTCGCCGTCGTCCTGCCGATCTTCGCCTTGATCCTCGTCGGCTGGCTGTGTCGGCGAACCAACCGCCTCGGCCCGCAAGCCGCTTCGGAGGTGAACAAGCTGGTGGTCTGGCTGTGCCTGCCGGCGCTGCTGTTCAAGGTCACCGCCACCGCGACCTGGGCGGAAATCTGGCAACCGGGCTTCCTCGCGGCCTTCACCGGCGGTTGTCTGCTGGTGTTCTTCGCCACGCTGATCTGGCGCCTGCTGCAGGGCCGCCCGTTGCCGGCGGCGAGCATCGACGGGCTGAGCGCGTCCTACGCCAACACCGGCTACATGGGCATCCCGCTGTGCCTGCTGGTGTTCGGTCAGGACGGCCTGGAGCCGGCGCTGATCGCCTCGTTGCTGGTGGTCTGCGTGCTGTTCGCCATCTCGGTGGTGTGCATCGAGGTCGGCCTGCAGGAGGAGAAGCACATCGGCCGCGCCGTGTGGGTGGTGACCAAGGCACTGGGCAAGAACCCGCTGGTGGTATCGCCGATCATTGGCGGGCTGTGGGCGGTGACCGGCATCGGTATTCCAGCGCCGCTGCTGCATTTCCTCGACATGCTCGCCGCCGCGACGACGCCCTGTGCTCTGGTATCGCTCGGCTTGTTCCTGGCGCAGAAGCAGGAAGTGCGAGGCGAGCAGGTTGGCGCCTGGCCGCTGGTGGCGATCAAGCTGATCGGCCAGCCGCTGCTCACCGGTTTCCTCGCCTACCAGGTCTTCGACCTGCCGCCGCTGTGGGCCGATTCGGCGCTGCTGCTCAGCGCGCTGCCCACCGGCACCGGGCCGTTCATGCTCGCGGAGTACTACCAGCGCGAGGCGGCGGTGGTGTCGCGGAGCATTCTGCTGTCCACCCTCGGTTCGCTGGTGACCCTGTCGCTGTGCCTGCTGTGGATTGCGCGATAG
- a CDS encoding heme-dependent oxidative N-demethylase family protein encodes MTIQFRPDETYRDDYTYANSQACIDRAPWPFPDDEYMYSMNLEPHVSVGNDAFRAVFDIDEHYISECRDRAITLEKDPGMHYVSAPHMMEAQWDLLELIMEAYAKDYPEYFSLEKDGTRWHWTNKLLNIDDTFTFGDPSTLPYEPMEYVTRQAQGDWVLQEERDGTLYWGAGIATQRADYSLRFNLGMAWHEFHGPVPLVKETGMLDRALKFLLRLRNGHPVRRLNWSLTVNPRLDVSAESLPEWAPDRTTVTAENAGKKVYLRIELQPLHRLPRSNAIVFPIRTYLLSLEDIATNPAWAKRMHRVLKSLDQQLVDYKGFTRYHPQAVEWLSQFDDGQ; translated from the coding sequence ATGACCATCCAATTCCGCCCCGACGAAACCTACCGCGACGACTACACCTACGCCAACAGCCAGGCCTGCATCGACCGCGCGCCCTGGCCCTTCCCGGACGACGAGTACATGTACTCGATGAACCTGGAGCCGCATGTCTCGGTGGGCAACGACGCCTTCCGCGCGGTGTTCGACATCGACGAGCACTACATCAGCGAGTGCCGCGACCGTGCGATCACCCTGGAGAAGGACCCGGGCATGCACTACGTCTCCGCGCCGCACATGATGGAGGCGCAGTGGGACCTGCTCGAACTGATCATGGAGGCCTATGCCAAGGACTACCCGGAATACTTCTCCCTGGAGAAGGACGGCACCCGCTGGCACTGGACCAACAAGCTGCTCAACATCGACGACACCTTCACCTTCGGCGATCCATCGACCCTGCCCTACGAGCCGATGGAGTACGTCACCCGCCAGGCCCAGGGCGACTGGGTCCTGCAGGAAGAGCGCGACGGCACCCTGTACTGGGGCGCGGGCATCGCCACCCAGCGCGCCGACTATTCGCTGCGCTTCAACCTCGGTATGGCCTGGCACGAGTTCCACGGCCCGGTGCCGCTGGTGAAGGAAACCGGCATGCTCGACCGCGCGCTGAAGTTCCTCCTGCGCCTGCGCAACGGCCACCCGGTGCGCCGCCTGAACTGGTCGCTGACCGTCAACCCGCGCCTGGACGTGTCCGCCGAGTCCCTGCCCGAGTGGGCGCCGGACCGCACCACGGTGACCGCGGAGAACGCCGGGAAAAAGGTCTACTTGCGCATCGAACTGCAACCGCTGCACCGTCTGCCGCGCAGCAACGCCATCGTGTTCCCGATCCGCACCTACCTGCTGAGCCTGGAAGACATCGCCACCAACCCGGCGTGGGCCAAGCGCATGCACCGCGTGCTCAAGTCCCTCGACCAGCAGCTCGTCGACTACAAGGGCTTCACCCGCTACCACCCGCAAGCGGTGGAGTGGCTCTCGCAGTTCGACGACGGCCAATGA
- a CDS encoding nucleoside 2-deoxyribosyltransferase, with protein sequence MLKLYLAGPDVFLPDAFEQGERLKALCAEFGVQGLYPLDHSVPEGIVEPVEQARWIYQANLELIRQADVVLANLNPFRGAEPDSGTAFELGYAAALGKPLFGYIDEGGSCTERLPCEWKGDQPGRDRDGNQIEGFGLPLNLMLGVPAKIVVGGPREALELLRKELTSHL encoded by the coding sequence ATGCTCAAGCTGTACCTCGCCGGCCCCGACGTGTTTCTCCCCGACGCCTTCGAGCAGGGCGAGCGGCTCAAGGCGCTGTGCGCCGAGTTCGGCGTGCAGGGGCTGTATCCACTGGACCACTCGGTACCCGAGGGCATCGTCGAGCCGGTGGAGCAGGCGCGCTGGATCTACCAGGCCAACCTCGAACTGATCCGCCAGGCCGACGTGGTGCTGGCCAATCTCAACCCGTTCCGCGGCGCCGAACCGGACAGCGGCACCGCCTTCGAACTGGGCTATGCCGCTGCGCTGGGCAAGCCGCTGTTCGGCTACATCGATGAAGGCGGCAGCTGCACCGAGCGCCTGCCTTGCGAATGGAAGGGTGACCAGCCGGGCCGCGATCGCGATGGCAACCAGATCGAGGGTTTCGGCCTGCCGCTGAACCTGATGCTCGGCGTGCCGGCGAAGATTGTCGTGGGCGGGCCCAGAGAAGCCCTGGAACTGCTGCGCAAGGAGCTGACGAGTCACCTGTAG
- a CDS encoding APC family permease yields MSGSPAKRAAGVTDQDAEQLAALGYSSNFERSMGLWENFSLGFTYLSPVVGVYTLFGLCLAAGGPPMFWTYLLIGLGQLLVCLVFCEVVSQFPISGGVYPWARRLVGKRWAWMVGWVYAWALCTSIAGIAVGASPYMAAMLGFEMHGNAAIGIALGLIALSTVLNLSGTKLLARVAMFGFICELGGALLVGGYLLIFERHNDFSVLFNTFDIKVDGSYWPAFLAASLAGLFQYYGFEACGDVAEETPNPGRMIPKTMRMTIYIGGAAAMFACLALILSVPDIQRVINGEDTDPVTTILANAFGPVGSKLVMAVVMVSFVSCVLSLQAAASRLLFAYARDEMIVGSKALSKLNSNHVPAVALMVAGVMPAAIVCLGLFMADAVATIVGFAAIGIYIAFQLIVVAALIARAKGWAPGGQFSLGKWGVPVNVAALIYGVAAITNMVWPRTPDAPWYMNYSMILTTAIVLGAGLLYMLLAKPYDKGTAPAGDAHRISRRQSSVRATGALTEPA; encoded by the coding sequence ATGAGTGGGTCCCCTGCCAAGCGTGCCGCTGGCGTTACCGATCAAGATGCCGAGCAGCTCGCTGCCCTCGGCTACAGCTCCAATTTCGAACGCAGCATGGGCCTGTGGGAGAACTTCTCCCTGGGCTTCACCTACCTGTCGCCGGTCGTCGGCGTCTACACCCTGTTCGGCCTGTGCCTGGCCGCGGGTGGTCCGCCGATGTTCTGGACCTACCTGCTGATCGGCCTGGGCCAGCTGCTGGTGTGCCTGGTGTTCTGCGAAGTGGTCTCGCAATTCCCCATCTCCGGGGGCGTATACCCCTGGGCGCGTCGCCTGGTAGGCAAGCGCTGGGCGTGGATGGTCGGCTGGGTGTATGCCTGGGCGCTGTGTACCTCCATTGCCGGCATCGCCGTGGGCGCCAGCCCGTACATGGCCGCCATGCTCGGTTTCGAGATGCACGGCAACGCCGCCATCGGCATCGCCCTGGGCCTGATCGCCCTGTCCACCGTGCTCAATCTCAGCGGCACCAAGCTGCTCGCCCGCGTCGCCATGTTCGGCTTCATCTGCGAGCTGGGCGGTGCGCTTCTGGTGGGCGGCTACCTGCTGATCTTCGAGCGTCACAACGACTTCAGCGTGCTGTTCAACACCTTCGACATCAAGGTCGACGGCAGCTACTGGCCGGCCTTCCTCGCCGCGTCGCTGGCGGGGCTGTTCCAGTACTACGGCTTCGAGGCCTGCGGTGACGTCGCCGAGGAAACTCCCAACCCCGGCAGGATGATCCCCAAGACCATGCGCATGACCATCTACATCGGTGGTGCAGCGGCGATGTTCGCCTGCCTGGCGCTGATCCTCTCGGTCCCGGACATCCAGCGTGTGATCAACGGCGAAGACACCGACCCGGTGACCACCATCCTCGCCAACGCCTTCGGCCCGGTGGGTTCGAAGCTGGTGATGGCGGTGGTGATGGTGTCGTTCGTGTCCTGCGTGCTGAGCCTGCAGGCCGCTGCCAGCCGCCTGCTGTTCGCCTATGCCCGCGACGAGATGATCGTCGGCAGCAAGGCCCTGTCGAAGCTCAACAGCAACCACGTACCGGCGGTCGCGCTGATGGTGGCAGGCGTGATGCCGGCAGCCATCGTCTGCCTGGGTCTGTTCATGGCCGATGCCGTGGCCACCATTGTCGGCTTTGCCGCGATCGGCATCTACATCGCGTTCCAGCTGATCGTCGTCGCCGCACTGATCGCCCGCGCCAAGGGCTGGGCACCGGGCGGCCAGTTCAGCCTGGGCAAATGGGGCGTACCGGTGAACGTCGCAGCGCTGATCTATGGCGTGGCAGCGATCACCAACATGGTCTGGCCGCGCACCCCGGACGCGCCCTGGTACATGAACTACTCGATGATCCTCACCACGGCGATCGTGCTTGGCGCCGGCCTGCTCTACATGCTGCTGGCCAAGCCCTACGACAAGGGCACTGCACCAGCGGGCGACGCCCACCGGATCTCCCGCCGCCAATCATCCGTGCGCGCAACTGGCGCGCTCACCGAACCGGCTTGA
- a CDS encoding LysR substrate-binding domain-containing protein, giving the protein MLTKAPIHTLSVSMIDFRQLRYFLALTEHLHFGRAAEALHITQPPLSRQIAALEEELGTPLFARHSRSVELTAAGRDFQQHARALLAGLDLAVRSARATARGERGELRIGFTMLAAWTLLPRLLKTFADGHPEVKLVLNEVLPRDLGLALDNGEVDVALTFPEREPGQRLYRTLQREPLCAVLPADHPLAQTAELDVAKLAGEPFITFPPATAPALHESVMDCCRQHGFTPSVRMETHLQQTIVNLVAEGLGVSLVPDSMRRMQLPGVAFRAIADSPQVEYGAAWSPHNDNPCLAAFLRSVGAVEA; this is encoded by the coding sequence ATGCTTACTAAGGCGCCCATCCATACCCTTTCCGTATCAATGATCGACTTCCGCCAGCTGCGCTACTTCCTCGCCCTTACCGAGCACCTGCACTTCGGCCGTGCCGCCGAGGCGCTGCATATCACCCAGCCGCCCCTGAGCCGGCAGATTGCCGCGCTGGAGGAAGAACTGGGCACGCCGCTGTTCGCCCGACATTCCCGCTCGGTGGAACTGACCGCCGCCGGCCGCGATTTCCAGCAGCACGCCCGCGCGCTGCTCGCCGGCCTCGACCTCGCCGTGCGTTCGGCCCGTGCCACGGCGCGTGGAGAACGTGGCGAGCTGCGCATCGGCTTCACCATGCTTGCCGCTTGGACTCTGCTGCCACGCTTGCTGAAAACCTTCGCCGACGGCCATCCCGAGGTGAAGCTGGTACTCAACGAAGTGCTGCCGCGCGACCTCGGCCTGGCGCTGGATAACGGCGAGGTCGACGTCGCCCTGACCTTCCCCGAACGCGAGCCGGGCCAGCGGCTCTACCGCACGCTGCAGCGCGAGCCACTGTGCGCGGTGCTGCCGGCGGATCATCCGCTGGCGCAGACCGCCGAACTGGACGTGGCGAAGCTGGCCGGCGAGCCCTTCATCACTTTCCCGCCCGCCACGGCGCCGGCGCTGCACGAGTCGGTAATGGACTGCTGTCGCCAGCATGGATTCACCCCGTCAGTGCGCATGGAAACGCACCTGCAGCAGACCATCGTCAACCTTGTGGCCGAGGGGCTGGGCGTGTCCCTGGTGCCCGACTCGATGCGGCGCATGCAACTGCCCGGCGTGGCCTTCCGCGCCATCGCGGACTCGCCACAGGTGGAGTACGGCGCGGCGTGGAGCCCGCACAACGACAACCCGTGCCTGGCGGCATTTCTGCGCAGCGTGGGGGCGGTCGAAGCCTGA
- a CDS encoding NADH:ubiquinone oxidoreductase, whose protein sequence is MRLLLPFALACLPLLAHGEACVVHTQGKQVDVKVCQQNRTIPEKLFREGFCQPQLKDQKVEVTYAENCPSGAFGVCENAQTQGVPYRQDIHYYGVASDARILQPFCEQQSNGHWRKPQ, encoded by the coding sequence ATGCGTCTGTTGCTGCCTTTTGCTCTTGCCTGCCTGCCCCTGCTCGCCCACGGCGAGGCCTGCGTGGTGCATACCCAGGGCAAGCAGGTCGACGTGAAGGTCTGCCAGCAGAACCGCACCATCCCGGAAAAACTCTTCCGCGAGGGTTTCTGCCAACCGCAGCTGAAGGACCAGAAGGTCGAGGTGACCTACGCCGAAAACTGCCCCAGCGGCGCCTTCGGCGTCTGCGAGAACGCCCAGACCCAGGGCGTGCCCTATCGCCAGGACATCCACTACTACGGGGTGGCCAGCGATGCGCGCATTCTCCAGCCGTTCTGCGAGCAGCAGAGCAACGGTCACTGGCGCAAACCCCAGTAA
- a CDS encoding CobW family GTP-binding protein — translation MLKQIPTHLIAGPLGAGKTSLLQSLLAQRPAGESWAVLVNEFGQVGLDAALLSRDEDGIALGEVAGGCLCCVNGAPFQVGLGRLLRKARPQRLFIEPSGLGHPAQLLAQLRAAPWQGVLAVQPMVMVLDAAALAVGQPLPEAQQQALGEAAMLLMNKSEALDEVVRATLAARLPAVPLHWTTQGRLALSELPRAPVEAAGADLPQGASPGEPAILLRRETPLRQVRVDDGRQAVGWRFHRDWRFRTAELDAWLAGVPGLLRAKAVLHGEGAWLACNRTVGPAPWTPSAWCKDSRIELILTAEVDPQALQDGLLRCAIAPI, via the coding sequence ATGTTGAAGCAGATCCCGACTCATCTCATCGCCGGCCCCCTCGGGGCAGGCAAGACCAGCCTGCTGCAGTCCCTGCTGGCGCAACGTCCCGCAGGCGAAAGCTGGGCGGTGCTGGTCAACGAATTCGGCCAGGTAGGGCTCGACGCCGCGCTGCTGTCCCGCGACGAGGACGGCATCGCCCTGGGCGAAGTCGCCGGTGGCTGCCTGTGCTGCGTGAATGGCGCGCCGTTTCAGGTCGGCCTTGGCCGGCTGCTGCGCAAGGCGCGGCCGCAGCGACTGTTCATCGAGCCATCCGGCCTTGGCCATCCCGCGCAACTGCTGGCGCAACTGCGTGCGGCGCCCTGGCAGGGCGTACTGGCCGTGCAGCCGATGGTGATGGTGCTCGACGCCGCCGCACTGGCTGTCGGCCAGCCCCTGCCCGAAGCGCAGCAGCAGGCGCTGGGCGAGGCGGCAATGCTGTTGATGAACAAGTCCGAAGCGTTGGATGAGGTGGTGCGTGCGACGTTGGCGGCGCGCTTGCCGGCTGTGCCATTGCATTGGACGACCCAAGGCCGTCTGGCGCTGAGCGAGCTACCGAGGGCGCCGGTCGAAGCGGCCGGCGCTGATTTGCCGCAGGGTGCCTCGCCTGGTGAACCTGCGATCCTGTTGCGCCGTGAAACTCCGCTGCGCCAGGTGCGCGTGGACGATGGCCGACAGGCGGTCGGCTGGCGCTTCCACCGTGACTGGCGCTTCCGCACGGCTGAGCTGGACGCCTGGCTGGCCGGGGTTCCCGGCCTGCTGCGGGCCAAGGCCGTGTTGCACGGCGAAGGTGCCTGGCTGGCCTGCAACCGTACCGTCGGTCCGGCACCCTGGACGCCCAGTGCCTGGTGCAAGGACAGCCGGATAGAGCTGATCCTGACCGCCGAAGTCGATCCGCAGGCCTTGCAGGACGGCCTTTTACGCTGCGCCATCGCACCGATCTGA
- a CDS encoding energy transducer TonB, whose amino-acid sequence MSLPQPRKAADASPAVDAEEQLFTSATADDGAHLPSVNAQRVNEATLRLVSCAGPRRDEEVVPEEVLIPYAAPVEGVEDGEQPPPPGGWWKSSGLAIAMHVAIVAALVWVMPTPAELNLGAGEMPKAMQVSVVTLPPKPEVQQPPAAAPTPPPPEPEPPKPIEPPKPVEKPKPKPKPVEKAVPKVSPKPKPKPKPEPDPEPAEEAAAPPTPAAPPPPAAPTVGQFTQGAQAAPTGSQGPAGLPTGSLNDSDIKPLRMDPPVYPRMALNRGIEGRVKVLFTITSDGRIADIQVLESSPPRMFDNAVRDAMDKWRFEPRVSGGRIVARQATKVFFFKLEGRR is encoded by the coding sequence ATGTCGTTACCCCAACCGCGCAAGGCGGCGGACGCCAGTCCAGCCGTAGACGCTGAGGAACAGCTGTTCACTTCCGCCACGGCGGATGACGGCGCCCATTTGCCCAGCGTGAACGCCCAGCGCGTGAATGAGGCCACCCTGCGACTCGTCAGTTGTGCCGGCCCCCGCCGCGACGAGGAAGTGGTTCCCGAAGAGGTCCTGATTCCCTACGCGGCGCCGGTCGAAGGCGTGGAAGACGGCGAGCAGCCCCCGCCCCCCGGCGGCTGGTGGAAGTCCTCGGGCCTGGCGATTGCCATGCACGTGGCCATCGTCGCCGCGCTGGTCTGGGTGATGCCGACCCCGGCCGAACTGAATCTGGGCGCCGGCGAGATGCCCAAGGCCATGCAGGTGAGTGTCGTCACTCTGCCACCCAAGCCGGAAGTGCAGCAGCCACCTGCTGCCGCGCCGACTCCGCCTCCGCCGGAGCCCGAACCGCCCAAGCCCATCGAGCCGCCCAAGCCGGTGGAAAAGCCCAAGCCCAAACCCAAGCCGGTCGAGAAGGCCGTGCCCAAGGTGTCGCCCAAGCCCAAGCCGAAACCCAAGCCCGAGCCGGACCCGGAGCCCGCCGAGGAAGCCGCCGCGCCGCCGACCCCGGCTGCACCGCCGCCGCCCGCCGCGCCGACCGTCGGCCAGTTCACCCAGGGCGCCCAGGCCGCACCGACCGGTTCGCAGGGCCCCGCCGGCCTGCCCACCGGCAGCCTGAACGACAGCGACATCAAGCCGCTGCGCATGGACCCGCCGGTCTACCCGCGCATGGCGCTGAACCGTGGCATCGAAGGTCGGGTGAAGGTGCTGTTCACCATCACCAGCGATGGCCGCATCGCCGATATCCAGGTGCTGGAGTCCTCGCCCCCGCGCATGTTCGACAACGCCGTGCGCGATGCCATGGACAAGTGGCGCTTCGAGCCCCGCGTCAGCGGTGGCCGGATCGTCGCCCGCCAGGCGACCAAGGTGTTCTTCTTCAAGCTCGAGGGTCGTCGCTGA
- a CDS encoding adenosine deaminase, whose product MYDWLNALPKAELHLHLEGSLEPELLFALAERNKIALPWGDVESLRQAYAFNNLQEFLDLYYAGADVLRTEQDFYDLTWAYLEKCKAQSVIHVEPFFDPQTHTDRGVPFEVVLRGIQGALKDGEKQLGISHGLILSFLRHLSEEEAFKTLDQAMPFRDAFIAVGLDSSEVGHPPSKFQRVFDRARSEGFLTVAHAGEEGPPEYIWEALDLLKIERIDHGVRAIEDERLMQRIIDEQIPLTVCPLSNTKLCVFDHMREHNILDMLERGVKVTVNSDDPAYFGGYVTENFQALHEHLGMTREQAQRLAQNSLDARLVK is encoded by the coding sequence ATGTACGACTGGCTCAATGCCCTGCCCAAGGCCGAACTGCACCTGCACCTGGAAGGTTCGCTGGAGCCCGAGCTGCTGTTCGCCCTGGCCGAGCGCAACAAGATCGCCCTGCCCTGGGGCGACGTCGAGAGCCTGCGCCAGGCCTATGCGTTCAACAACCTGCAGGAATTCCTCGACCTCTACTACGCCGGCGCCGACGTGCTGCGCACCGAGCAGGACTTCTACGACCTGACCTGGGCGTACCTGGAGAAGTGCAAGGCGCAGAGCGTCATTCACGTCGAACCCTTCTTCGACCCGCAGACCCACACCGACCGTGGTGTTCCCTTCGAGGTGGTGCTGCGCGGCATCCAGGGCGCGCTGAAAGACGGGGAGAAGCAACTGGGCATCAGCCATGGCCTGATCCTCAGCTTCCTGCGCCACCTGTCCGAGGAAGAGGCATTCAAGACCCTCGACCAGGCCATGCCGTTCCGCGATGCGTTCATTGCCGTCGGCCTGGACAGCTCCGAAGTCGGCCACCCGCCGAGCAAGTTCCAGCGCGTGTTCGACCGCGCCCGCAGCGAAGGCTTCCTGACCGTTGCCCACGCCGGCGAGGAAGGCCCGCCCGAATACATCTGGGAAGCCCTGGACCTGCTCAAGATCGAGCGTATCGATCACGGTGTGCGCGCCATCGAGGACGAGCGCCTGATGCAGCGCATCATCGACGAGCAGATCCCGCTGACCGTCTGCCCGCTGTCCAACACCAAGCTCTGCGTGTTCGACCACATGCGCGAGCACAACATCCTCGACATGCTCGAACGCGGCGTGAAGGTGACGGTGAACTCGGACGACCCGGCCTACTTCGGCGGCTACGTCACCGAGAACTTCCAGGCCCTGCACGAGCATCTGGGGATGACCCGGGAGCAGGCGCAGCGGCTGGCGCAGAACAGCCTGGATGCGCGATTGGTGAAGTAA
- a CDS encoding SDR family NAD(P)-dependent oxidoreductase, whose translation MNRIVAITGGFGHLGSVVGQAFADAGWQVALLDRAVGPRYPQAGALSIGGIDLTDPAAARAALEQVNEHFGGLDALINVAGGFHWETLADGDVDTWDLMYRINLRTAVVTSQAALAHLKARGRGRILNIAAAAANRAALGMGAYAASKAGVMRLTEALAEELKDARITVNALMPSIIDTPQNRADMPDAEFDRWVRPEQLAATLLFLASEDAAAITGACIPVTGRV comes from the coding sequence ATGAACAGGATCGTCGCCATCACCGGCGGCTTCGGCCATCTGGGCAGCGTGGTCGGCCAGGCGTTCGCCGACGCCGGCTGGCAGGTCGCCCTGCTCGACCGTGCCGTCGGGCCGCGTTATCCACAGGCCGGGGCGCTGTCCATCGGCGGCATCGACCTCACCGATCCTGCCGCCGCCCGCGCGGCGCTGGAGCAGGTCAACGAGCATTTCGGCGGCCTCGATGCGCTGATCAACGTGGCCGGCGGCTTCCACTGGGAAACCCTGGCCGACGGCGACGTCGACACCTGGGACCTGATGTACCGCATCAACCTGCGCACCGCCGTGGTCACCAGCCAGGCCGCGCTGGCCCACCTGAAGGCGCGTGGGCGTGGACGCATCCTCAATATCGCCGCCGCAGCGGCCAACCGCGCGGCGTTAGGCATGGGCGCCTACGCGGCGTCCAAGGCCGGCGTCATGCGCCTGACCGAAGCGCTGGCGGAAGAGCTGAAGGACGCGCGCATCACCGTCAACGCGCTGATGCCGAGCATCATCGACACCCCGCAGAACCGGGCCGACATGCCCGATGCCGAGTTCGACCGCTGGGTGCGGCCGGAGCAACTGGCGGCAACCCTGCTGTTCCTCGCCTCCGAAGACGCGGCGGCGATCACCGGCGCGTGCATTCCGGTGACCGGGCGGGTCTAG